In Panthera uncia isolate 11264 chromosome B4, Puncia_PCG_1.0, whole genome shotgun sequence, one genomic interval encodes:
- the SH3BP1 gene encoding SH3 domain-binding protein 1 isoform X1, whose translation MMKRQLHRMRQLAQTGSLGRTPETAEFLGEDLHQVEQRLEPAKRAAHNVHKRLQACLQGQSGADMDKRVKKLPLMALSTTMAESFKELDPDSSMGKALEMSCAIQNQLARILAEFEMTLERDVLQPLSRLSEEELPAILKHKKSLQKLVSDWNTLKSRLTQAAKNSGGGQGLGGGPGSYSHTATATKVETLKEEEEELKRKVEQCKDEYLADLYHFATKEDTYANHFIHLMEIQADYHRKSLSSLDTALAELRENHSQADPSPSMTAAPFFRVYGVSLGTHLQELGRDIALPIEACVMMLLSEGMKEEGLFRLAAGASVLKRLKQTMASDPRGLQEFCSDPHAVAGALKSYLRELPEPLMTFDLYDDWMRAASLKEPGARLEALQEVCSRLPQDNLSNLRYLMKFLARLAEEQEVNKMTPSNIAIVLGPNLLWPPEKEGDQAQLDAASVSSIQVVGVVEALIQNADTLFPGDVNFNVSGLFSAPVPQDKVSNRPASEELPTIAVSTPAPAPAPAPASAAARERIESEAPPRPASPKVSRSPSEAATPGEDMARKTKRPAPARPTMPPPQVSSPRSSPPAPPPPPGSGSPVTPQALPRRLVGSSLRAPTVPPPLPPNPPHPARRQSRRSPASPSPASPGPASPSAVSLSMPVQVDLGVATEEGRAPEVVGRASTPPAIPPQPRPRSLASETD comes from the exons CAGACATGGACAAGCGGGTG AAGAAGCTCCCCCTCATGGCTCTGTCCACCACAATGGCCGAGAGCTTCAAGGAGCTGGACCCTGATTCCAGCATGGG GAAGGCCTTAGAGATGAGCTGTGCCATTCAGAACCAGCTGGCCCGCATTCTGGCCGAGTTTGAGATGACCCTGGAGAGGGATGTCCTGCAGCCGCTCAGCAGGCTGAGTGAG GAGGAGCTGCCGGCCATCCTCAAGCACAAGAAAAGCCTGCAGAAGCTGGTGTCTGACTGGAACACCCTGAAGAGCAG GCTCACTCAGGCAGCCAAGAACTCGGGCGGCGGTCAGGGCCTGGGCGGTGGCCCCGGCAGTTACAGCCACACGGCCACCGCCACCAAAGTGGAGAcgctgaaggaggaggaggaggaactgAAGAGGAAGGTGGAACAGTGCAAG GACGAGTACTTGGCCGACCTTTACCACTTCGCCACCAAGGAGGACACATATGCCAACCACTTCATCCAT CTCATGGAGATCCAAGCTGATTACCATCGCAAGTCTCTGAGCTCACTGGACACGGCCCTGGCTGAGCTGAGGGAGAACCACAGCCAAGCAG ACCCCTCCCCCTCGATGACGGCCGCCCCCTTCTTCAGGGTGTATGGGGTGTCACTGGGAACCCATTTGCAAGAGCTGGGCCGGGACATCGCCCTGCCCATCGAGGCCTGCGTCATGATGCTGCTTTCTGAGGGCATGAAGGAAGAG GGCCTCTTCCGCCTGGCCGCTGGGGCCTCGGTGCTGAAACGTCTCAAGCAGACCATGGCCTCGGACCCGCGCGGCCTGCAGGAGTTCTGCTCTGACCCCCACGCCGTGGCAG GTGCCCTCAAGTCCTATCTGAGGGAGCTGCCAGAGCCCTTGATGACCTTTGACCTCTATGACGATTGGATGAGGGCGGCCAG TCTGAAGGAGCCAGGAGCCCGGCTGGAGGCCCTCCAGGAAGTGTGCAGCCGCCTCCCCCAGGACAACCTCAGCAACCTCAG GTACCTGATGAAGTTCCTGGCACGGCTGGCCGAGGAGCAGGAGGTGAATAAAATGACGCCCAGCAACATTGCCATCGTCCTGGGGCCCAACCTGCTGTGGCCTCCCGAGAAAGAAGG GGACCAGGCCCAGCTGGACGCAGCCTCAGTGTCCTCCATCCAGGTGGTGGGCGTGGTCGAGGCTCTGATACAAAACGCGGACACCCTCTTCCCGGGAG ACGTCAACTTCAACGTGTCAGGCCTGTTCTCAGCCCCTGTCCCCCAGGACAAGGTCAGCAACAGGCCAGCTTCTGAGGAGCTTCCAACGATCGCTGTGTCCACACccgctccagccccagcccctgccccggcCTCAGCGGCTGCCAGGGAAAG GATAGAGTCCGAGGCGCCCCCCAGACCAGCCTCTCCCAAGGTCAGTAGGAGCCCCTCGGAGGCAGCCACTCCAGGGGAGGACATGGCTCGAAAGA CTAAGCGCCCAGCGCCAGCCCGGCCCACCATGCCGCCCCCCCAGGTCTCCAGCCCGcgctcctcccctccagccccacccccgccccctggctCTGGCAGCCCTGTgaccccccaggccctgccccgcCGTCTGGTCGGCAGCAGCCTCCGGGCCCCCACGGTGCCACCCCCcttgccccccaaccccccgcatCCCGCCCGACGCCAGAGCCGGCGTTCGCCAGCCTCCCCCAGCCCGGCCTCCCCGGGGCCGGCCTCCCCTAGCGCAGTGTCTCTGAGCATGCCTGTGCAGGTGGACCTAGGGGTGGCCACAGAGGAGGGACGGGCCCCTGAGGTTGTAGGCAGGGCCTCCACTCCCCCGGCCATCCCCCCTCAACCCCGGCCCAGGAGCCTTGCCTCAGAGACCGACTGA
- the PDXP gene encoding chronophin, which translates to MARCERLRGAALRDVLGRTQGVLFDCDGVLWNGERAVPGAPELLERLARAGKAALFVSNNSRRARPELALRFARLGFGGLRAEQLFSSALCAARLLRQRLLGPPEVPGAVFVLGGEGLRAELRAAGLRLAGDPGEDSGAAPRVRAVLVGYDEHFSFAKLSEACAHLRDPDCLLVATDRDPWHPLSDGSRTPGTGSLAAAVETASGRQALVVGKPSPYMFECVAEHFSVDPTRTLMVGDRLETDILFGHRCGMTTVLTLTGVSRLEEAQAYLASGQHDLVPHYYVESIADLMEGLED; encoded by the exons ATGGCGCGCTGCGAGCGGCTGCGCGGCGCGGCCCTGCGCGACGTGCTGGGCCGGACGCAGGGGGTCCTGTTCGACTGCGACGGGGTGCTGTGGAACGGCGAGCGCGCCGTGCCGGGCGCCCCGGAGCTGCTGGAGCGGCTCGCGCGGGCGGGCAAGGCGGCGCTGTTCGTGAGCAACAACAGCCGGCGCGCGCGGCCCGAGCTGGCTCTCCGCTTCGCGCGCCTCGGCTTCGGGGGCCTGCGCGCCGAGCAGCTCTTCAGCTCCGCGCTGTGCGCCGCGCGTTTGCTGCGCCAGCGCCTGCTCGGGCCGCCGGAAGTGCCGGGCGCCGTGTTCGTGCTGGGCGGCGAGGGGCTGCGCGCCGAGCTGCGCGCCGCGGGGCTGCGCCTGGCGGGGGACCCCGGCGAGGACTCGGGCGCGGCCCCGCGCGTGCGCGCCGTGCTCGTGGGCTACGACGAGCACTTCTCCTTCGCCAAGCTGAGCGAGGCGTGCGCGCACCTGCGCGACCCCGACTGCCTGCTCGTGGCCACCGACCGCGACCCGTGGCACCCGCTCAGCGATGGCAGCCGGACCCCCG GCACCGGGAGCCTGGCTGCTGCAGTGGAGACAGCCTCGGGCCGCCAGGCCCTGGTGGTGGGCAAGCCCAGCCCTTACATGTTCGAGTGTGTCGCGGAGCACTTCAGCGTGGACCCCACCCGCACGCTCATGGTGGGTGACCGCCTGGAGACCGACATCCTCTTCGGCCACCGCTGTGGCATGACCACCGTGCTCACGCTCACAGGCGTCTCCCGCCTGGAGGAGGCCCAGGCCTACCTGGCGTCTGGCCAGCACGACCTCGTGCCCCATTACTATGTGGAGAGCATCGCGGACTTGATGGAGGGGTTGGAGGACTGA
- the SH3BP1 gene encoding SH3 domain-binding protein 1 isoform X2 yields MSCAIQNQLARILAEFEMTLERDVLQPLSRLSEEELPAILKHKKSLQKLVSDWNTLKSRLTQAAKNSGGGQGLGGGPGSYSHTATATKVETLKEEEEELKRKVEQCKDEYLADLYHFATKEDTYANHFIHLMEIQADYHRKSLSSLDTALAELRENHSQADPSPSMTAAPFFRVYGVSLGTHLQELGRDIALPIEACVMMLLSEGMKEEGLFRLAAGASVLKRLKQTMASDPRGLQEFCSDPHAVAGALKSYLRELPEPLMTFDLYDDWMRAASLKEPGARLEALQEVCSRLPQDNLSNLRYLMKFLARLAEEQEVNKMTPSNIAIVLGPNLLWPPEKEGDQAQLDAASVSSIQVVGVVEALIQNADTLFPGDVNFNVSGLFSAPVPQDKVSNRPASEELPTIAVSTPAPAPAPAPASAAARERIESEAPPRPASPKVSRSPSEAATPGEDMARKTKRPAPARPTMPPPQVSSPRSSPPAPPPPPGSGSPVTPQALPRRLVGSSLRAPTVPPPLPPNPPHPARRQSRRSPASPSPASPGPASPSAVSLSMPVQVDLGVATEEGRAPEVVGRASTPPAIPPQPRPRSLASETD; encoded by the exons ATGAGCTGTGCCATTCAGAACCAGCTGGCCCGCATTCTGGCCGAGTTTGAGATGACCCTGGAGAGGGATGTCCTGCAGCCGCTCAGCAGGCTGAGTGAG GAGGAGCTGCCGGCCATCCTCAAGCACAAGAAAAGCCTGCAGAAGCTGGTGTCTGACTGGAACACCCTGAAGAGCAG GCTCACTCAGGCAGCCAAGAACTCGGGCGGCGGTCAGGGCCTGGGCGGTGGCCCCGGCAGTTACAGCCACACGGCCACCGCCACCAAAGTGGAGAcgctgaaggaggaggaggaggaactgAAGAGGAAGGTGGAACAGTGCAAG GACGAGTACTTGGCCGACCTTTACCACTTCGCCACCAAGGAGGACACATATGCCAACCACTTCATCCAT CTCATGGAGATCCAAGCTGATTACCATCGCAAGTCTCTGAGCTCACTGGACACGGCCCTGGCTGAGCTGAGGGAGAACCACAGCCAAGCAG ACCCCTCCCCCTCGATGACGGCCGCCCCCTTCTTCAGGGTGTATGGGGTGTCACTGGGAACCCATTTGCAAGAGCTGGGCCGGGACATCGCCCTGCCCATCGAGGCCTGCGTCATGATGCTGCTTTCTGAGGGCATGAAGGAAGAG GGCCTCTTCCGCCTGGCCGCTGGGGCCTCGGTGCTGAAACGTCTCAAGCAGACCATGGCCTCGGACCCGCGCGGCCTGCAGGAGTTCTGCTCTGACCCCCACGCCGTGGCAG GTGCCCTCAAGTCCTATCTGAGGGAGCTGCCAGAGCCCTTGATGACCTTTGACCTCTATGACGATTGGATGAGGGCGGCCAG TCTGAAGGAGCCAGGAGCCCGGCTGGAGGCCCTCCAGGAAGTGTGCAGCCGCCTCCCCCAGGACAACCTCAGCAACCTCAG GTACCTGATGAAGTTCCTGGCACGGCTGGCCGAGGAGCAGGAGGTGAATAAAATGACGCCCAGCAACATTGCCATCGTCCTGGGGCCCAACCTGCTGTGGCCTCCCGAGAAAGAAGG GGACCAGGCCCAGCTGGACGCAGCCTCAGTGTCCTCCATCCAGGTGGTGGGCGTGGTCGAGGCTCTGATACAAAACGCGGACACCCTCTTCCCGGGAG ACGTCAACTTCAACGTGTCAGGCCTGTTCTCAGCCCCTGTCCCCCAGGACAAGGTCAGCAACAGGCCAGCTTCTGAGGAGCTTCCAACGATCGCTGTGTCCACACccgctccagccccagcccctgccccggcCTCAGCGGCTGCCAGGGAAAG GATAGAGTCCGAGGCGCCCCCCAGACCAGCCTCTCCCAAGGTCAGTAGGAGCCCCTCGGAGGCAGCCACTCCAGGGGAGGACATGGCTCGAAAGA CTAAGCGCCCAGCGCCAGCCCGGCCCACCATGCCGCCCCCCCAGGTCTCCAGCCCGcgctcctcccctccagccccacccccgccccctggctCTGGCAGCCCTGTgaccccccaggccctgccccgcCGTCTGGTCGGCAGCAGCCTCCGGGCCCCCACGGTGCCACCCCCcttgccccccaaccccccgcatCCCGCCCGACGCCAGAGCCGGCGTTCGCCAGCCTCCCCCAGCCCGGCCTCCCCGGGGCCGGCCTCCCCTAGCGCAGTGTCTCTGAGCATGCCTGTGCAGGTGGACCTAGGGGTGGCCACAGAGGAGGGACGGGCCCCTGAGGTTGTAGGCAGGGCCTCCACTCCCCCGGCCATCCCCCCTCAACCCCGGCCCAGGAGCCTTGCCTCAGAGACCGACTGA